The candidate division KSB1 bacterium sequence GGGCGCCGCGGCAGCAGGCGGCGGTGCACTCAAAGCCCTTTTCGAGGCCAACCGGCACGACATGCCCACCGTCCCGGCGCTCACCGGTTTCAGGAACGGCCCGGTGACGCTGACGCCCACGGTCTGCGAGATCTGTTTCTGGCAGTGCGCCGGCTGGGTGCATACGGTCAACGGCCAGCCGTGGAAGATCACCGGCAATCCGGCGGATCCCAATTGCAACGGCCGGCTTTGCCCGCGCGGCACCGGCGGTCTGGGCGCCTATCTTGATGCAGACCGCCTGCGCACGCCGCTGATTCGCACAGAAGTGCGCGGCCGGCAGAAGTTTCGTGAAGCCTCGTGGGAGGAGGCTTTCGCCTATATCGCCGACAAGATGAAAAAGATCGCCGCCGAGCATGGCCCGGAGTGCCTCGCGCTGTTCACGCACGGCTCCGGCGGTGCCTACTTCAAACACTTGCTGCGTGCCTTTGGTTCGGATAACGTGGCAGCGCCTTCCTATGCCCAGTGCCGCGGGCCGCGCGAAGAGGCCTACATGCTCACCTTTGGCGATGAGATCGGCTCGCCCGAGCGCACCGACATGCAAAACACCAGGTGCCTGGTGTTGATCGGCAGCCACCTGGGCGAAAACATGCACAACACCCAGGTGCAGGAATTTGCGGAGGCGGTGGCCAACGGCGCCACGGTGATCACCGTCGACCCGCGCTTCTCGGTGGCGGCCAGCAAGTCCAAATACTGGCTGCCGATTCGCCCCGCCACTGACACCGCGCTGCTGCTGGCGTGGATTCACGTCATCATCGAGGAGGAGCTCTACGACAGGGAGTATGTGGAAAAATACACGGTGGGCTTCGCCGAGCTGAAGGCGGCGGTGCAACACAACACGCCGGAGTGGGCCCACCCCATCACCACCATCCCGCCGGAGGTCATTCGTCAGACCGCGCGCGAGATGGCACGCCATCGCCCGGCAACCCTGGTGCATCCCGGCCGCCATGTGACCTGGTATGGCGATGACACGCAGCGGGTGCGTGCCGGCGCCATTCTCAATGCGCTGCTCGGCAGTTGGGGCCGTCGCGGCGGTTTCTATTTCCCCAACAAAGCCGAGGTGCCCGCTTATCCGCATCCGCCCTATCCCAGGCCGAAACGCACCTGGCGGGACGCCTTTCCCGACAAATATCCCCTGGCCAACCTCGCGCTGGCCAATGGCATTTGTGAAGCGACCATCCCCTCGGCAACGCGCGATTGCAACTTCAAGGGATGGATCGTGTATGGCACCAATCTCATGCTCACCCTGCCGGAGCCGCAAAAGACCATCACGGCGATTCAGCATCTCGATCTGCTGGTGGTCATTGACATCATGCCGGCGGAGATCACCGGCTGGGCGGACGTGGTGCTGCCGGAATGCTCCTATCTCGAACGTTATGATGACTTGCGCATCCTGCCCGGCCGCGTGCCCAGCATTGCGCTGCGTGCCCCGGCTTTTGCACCGCGCTTCAATTCCAAACCCGCCTGGTGGATGGCGAAGGAGCTGGCCCGCCATCTCGGCCTCGAGGCCTATTTCCCCTGGCAGAATTTTGAAGAATATCTCGAGGCCCGCCTGCGGCCGCTCGGCACCAGCCTGGCGGAGATGAAAAAGAAGGGCGTGCTGGTGCTGGAAAATCAGCGCCAGCCGCTTTACCTCGCCGAGGGTGCGGCACATGTCTTCGACACGCCCAGCGGCAAGATCGAGCTGGCTTCCAGCCAACTTGCGGAAATGGGCTTCGACGCCGTGCCGAAATACCAGCCGCACGAGGAGCCGCCCGAGGGGTATTACCGGTTGATCTATGGCCGCGCCCCGACGCACACATTCGGCCGCACCACCAACAATCCCATACTCGCCGAAACCATGAGCGAGAATGAAGTCTGGGTCAATCCCGTGGTGGCCCGGCGCAACGGCATCCACAACGGCGATTATGTGGTGCTGGTGAATCAGGACGGCGTGCGCAGCAACAAAGTGAAAGCCAAAGTGACCGAGCGCATCCGCCATGACTGTGTTTACCTGGTGCACGGTTTCGGCCACACCGACCGGCGCATGCGCCGCACCTATCTGCGCGGCGCCGATGACACCGGCCTGATGACGCGCGTGAAAATCGATCCCATCATGGGCGGCACCGGCATGCGCGTCAATTTCGTCACCCTTGAAACAGCAAGCACCTGACGCAAGCGAGATCATCCGCAGTCAATCACCGCCCTGTGAAACCTGGAGCCCGATTATGCCCCGCTACGCCATGGTCATTGACACGAAACGCTGCGTCGGCTGCGCGGATTGTGTCGTGGCGTGCAAAACGGAAAACAATGTGCCCGACGGTTTTTGCCGGGACTGGATCGTGCAGGAAGTGCACGGCGCATTTCCCAATTTGCAAATGGAAATTCGCTCCGAGCGCTGCAACCACTGTGAGAACGCACCGTGCGTGCGCTGCTGCCCCACCGGGGCCAGTTACATCGCAGCAGGCGGCATCGTGCTGGTGAATCACGATGAATGCACCGGCTGCAAGGCCTGCATTGCCTCCTGCCCCTATGACGCGCGCTTCGTCCATCCCGAAGGCTACGTGGACAAATGCACATTTTGCATTCACCGGGTGCAGCAGGGGCTCCCGCCCGCGTGCGTGGCGGTGTGCCCGCGAAATGCATGCACTTCGGCGATCTCGATGATCCCAACAGTGAAGTGAGCAAACTGCTGGCGGCGCGGCCGCATCATACCCTGCTGCCGGAAGCGGGCACCCAGCCAAAGGTCTTTTATTTGCGTTGAGGCTGACAGCAGCGTCCCCGGACGCCTGCCGGCAGAAAACTTTCAGCCCGCAACGGGCTGCGACGAACCTTGTTGACAACGGAGCCTCACATGCCCGAACTCGATGTCACCAGCGGCAGAAACATGCACCTGATCCATCCCCATCTCACCATCTGGGGGTGGGAAATTCCGCTCTATTTGTTTCTCGGCGGCCTGGTCGCCGGCATCCTCTTCTTTTCCGCGCTCTACTTCCTGCGCGGCAAGGCCGAGGAGCTGCCGACCGTCGTGCGCGTGACGCCACTGTTTGCCCCGTTCCTGCTCGCCCTGGGTTTGCTGGCTCTCTTTCTCGATCTCGAATACAAGCTGCACGTCTTCCGCTTCTACACCAACATCCGCCTGGAATCGCCGATGTCCTGGGGCTCGTGGACGCTCGCGGTGATTTTCCCCCTGAGCGTGATCTGGGCGGGGATGCATGTGGATCACGTCTTTCCCCGCTGGCGCTGGCCTTGGCCCTGGCTGGAAAAACTGCTGCTCTTCTTCAAACGATATGCGCGTGCCGTGGCCTGGTTGCTGATCGTTTATGCGGCGCTGCTCGGCATGTACACCGGCATCTTGCTCAGTGCCTTCAATGCCCGCCCGTTTTGGAACTCCGCCATCCTCGGGCCCCTGTTCCTGGTTTCCGGTCTGTCAACGGGTTTGGCGCTGAATCTCCTGCTCTCGCACAGGGAAGGAGAAAAACATTTGCTCGGCCGCCTGGACGTGATGGCCATCAGCGTCGAGCTGTTTCTGATCATTCATTTGTTCATGGGATTTCTCGCCTCCACGCAGGTGCATATCGACGCCGCGAAACTTTTCCTGGGCGGCCCCTACACCGCCAGTTTCTGGGTGTTCGTGGTGGGCCTGGGCCTGTTGCTGCCCATGGTGATTGAGCTGCTCGAACTGCGCGGCGAAGTCCTGCCAACCCGCATTCCGGCCCTGCTGGTCTTGTTTGGCGGCTTGCTGCTGCGCTTCATCGTTGTCGAAGCCGGCCAGGTGAGTCATTGGAGCATGGGGATGTAACGCCGGGGCGGGTGCGCAAATCGAACCACACGCTCATGCTGGTGGAAGCCGGCGCGAGGCGGGCATGATAGTAAATCATGCAGAGTCCTGCTCGAGATGAACTGGAAAAGCAATTCATGGAGAAAGCACGATGCCAGAACCCCAAGAGAAATACTGGTCGCCCTATCTCGCCGGCGTGGTGCTCGGCCTGGTGTTGCTGGCGACCTTCGTGATCATGGGCCGCGGTTTGGGCGCCTCCGGCGCGCTGATGCGCGTGACCACTTATGCGGTCGATCAAGTCAGCCCCGGCCTGGTGGACAACAATCCCTACCTGGCGCAGTATGCCGGTGGCAACAAGAACCCCTTGCAGGATTGGCTGGTGTTCGAGGTCATCGGTGTGATCGTCGGCGGCCTGCTCTCCGGCCTGCTGGCCGGGCGGATTCGCTTCCTCACGGATCGCGGTCCGCGCTTCTCCGCCGCCGGGCGGCTGGTGTTCGCCTTTCTTGGCGGCGGTCTGATGGGCTTCGGTGCGCGCCTGGCGCAGGGCTGCACCAGCGGCCAGGCTCTCACCGGCGGTGCCACGCTCGCGTTCGGCAGTTGGGCCTTCATGATGACGATGTTCGCCGCAGCCTATGCCCTCGCCTATTTCGTGCGCCGACAGTGGATATGATTTGAATCGACGGGACGACAAGACGGATGGAAGGAGTCGTTTTATGCCTGCTCCATTTTACCCACAAGCGTTGTTCAGC is a genomic window containing:
- a CDS encoding molybdopterin-dependent oxidoreductase encodes the protein MSSKLSRRDFIKISGLGLGAAAAGGGALKALFEANRHDMPTVPALTGFRNGPVTLTPTVCEICFWQCAGWVHTVNGQPWKITGNPADPNCNGRLCPRGTGGLGAYLDADRLRTPLIRTEVRGRQKFREASWEEAFAYIADKMKKIAAEHGPECLALFTHGSGGAYFKHLLRAFGSDNVAAPSYAQCRGPREEAYMLTFGDEIGSPERTDMQNTRCLVLIGSHLGENMHNTQVQEFAEAVANGATVITVDPRFSVAASKSKYWLPIRPATDTALLLAWIHVIIEEELYDREYVEKYTVGFAELKAAVQHNTPEWAHPITTIPPEVIRQTAREMARHRPATLVHPGRHVTWYGDDTQRVRAGAILNALLGSWGRRGGFYFPNKAEVPAYPHPPYPRPKRTWRDAFPDKYPLANLALANGICEATIPSATRDCNFKGWIVYGTNLMLTLPEPQKTITAIQHLDLLVVIDIMPAEITGWADVVLPECSYLERYDDLRILPGRVPSIALRAPAFAPRFNSKPAWWMAKELARHLGLEAYFPWQNFEEYLEARLRPLGTSLAEMKKKGVLVLENQRQPLYLAEGAAHVFDTPSGKIELASSQLAEMGFDAVPKYQPHEEPPEGYYRLIYGRAPTHTFGRTTNNPILAETMSENEVWVNPVVARRNGIHNGDYVVLVNQDGVRSNKVKAKVTERIRHDCVYLVHGFGHTDRRMRRTYLRGADDTGLMTRVKIDPIMGGTGMRVNFVTLETAST
- the nrfD gene encoding polysulfide reductase NrfD → MPELDVTSGRNMHLIHPHLTIWGWEIPLYLFLGGLVAGILFFSALYFLRGKAEELPTVVRVTPLFAPFLLALGLLALFLDLEYKLHVFRFYTNIRLESPMSWGSWTLAVIFPLSVIWAGMHVDHVFPRWRWPWPWLEKLLLFFKRYARAVAWLLIVYAALLGMYTGILLSAFNARPFWNSAILGPLFLVSGLSTGLALNLLLSHREGEKHLLGRLDVMAISVELFLIIHLFMGFLASTQVHIDAAKLFLGGPYTASFWVFVVGLGLLLPMVIELLELRGEVLPTRIPALLVLFGGLLLRFIVVEAGQVSHWSMGM
- a CDS encoding YeeE/YedE family protein codes for the protein MPEPQEKYWSPYLAGVVLGLVLLATFVIMGRGLGASGALMRVTTYAVDQVSPGLVDNNPYLAQYAGGNKNPLQDWLVFEVIGVIVGGLLSGLLAGRIRFLTDRGPRFSAAGRLVFAFLGGGLMGFGARLAQGCTSGQALTGGATLAFGSWAFMMTMFAAAYALAYFVRRQWI